The Etheostoma spectabile isolate EspeVRDwgs_2016 chromosome 9, UIUC_Espe_1.0, whole genome shotgun sequence DNA segment TTCGCTGGCATTTGGCCtttgtgctaaactaagataATCCCCTGATGGCtgtgtttatgttatgttatttttaACGTACAGATATGAGATTGAAGTCAATCTTCTCCTCTAACTCGTTAGCGTGAACTACTCCTTAAGAAGGATTTGTGGCTGGATAATATGTCAACAGTGAATAACAGAACAAGCACCCCTGTTGCAGCCACACTTTAAAGCCCCTTTCACACAGCCTGTTAAAGACAGGAATGTTGCGCCTTACCGCTTAGCTTTTTAGGGTCTGACGACCAAGAGCATCTGTGTCCTTTTGTCATCGCAGATGGGCCATTAAAGAAGCAGCCATCTCATCACTTTAGCGTTTCGTTAATTTCTACAGCAACAAGGACACACGCAGCCCTCTCACAACCAAATCCTCGTTTTCTCCtgttattaaaatgtaatcTGAGTGATCCGATCACCAAGTGGACATGTGCAGGTGTGAATGCATTTAGGACACATAATGATCCAATCACACATGGTGCTTACACACTCCTTGTACCAGCTCTGCTCGGCCACGGTACCCCGTGCTACATTTTCCATTACGGATTTAGTACAGCCACAAGacaaattttgtttcaaaagaagctggcgGTAGCAAAAGAACCCAGCTGGCTACACTGTTTAAAAATGGCGGGtatgttcaggacacccccgtctgttgctagcaatgGTAATGCAGTGACTGGTGACcgttctctccgaccaatcagtagtctgcaggttttcacgtcaccttttggtatcgccgtATCTCGCTTGTAACCTCGACGGAAGTGATactaaaaaaagaatctgtTGGTAagtaccaggtactttttttctttatgtaaaTCCAAAAAAGGTGAGTAATCAAGGTAAGTCGAGCAGATACCTtgcaatggaaaaacgccacTAGACCACATTCAAAAGTAAAATGGGCCATGTATGACcagcagtgtgtatgtgtatgtgtcctGGGCCACATAAAGGTGAGCGGATCTACATACTCATTCAAAGTATTTCTCTTGTCACTAAAACCACTGTGAATTATGCTTGGGATGTTATTGTCATACTGTCAGTAATAACACATACTACTGCCAGGTGTAAACATGTGTACCTAGAGCTTTCACTTGTGATCGACTTACTCAGGATGGATTTTTAATGCCAGGTGAAAACAGCCTTTAACAGCTTATACCCAGACAAAATTGATAAACTCTTACAGTATGTCTTACAATAAAATGAGCTATTTTAGAAAAAGTGTTTAACGCTGCTACTTGATGCAATATTAATTTGCTCTGTGTGTCATTTAGTGTAATTCAGTCAACACATCATAACTCCTGCAAATAAAACgtttctcattttaaaacacattgttttggtTCTATCTACCCCTATACCCCtattgaaagtattttgtttggtttacatATAACACATAATTTATCTGTATTCTGTTTAGTAACGCATTGACATATTGTAGTTTTATTATAAGTTATGCATTTCTTCACCCTGCCAGTAGGGGGCTACCTGAGTAGTGATTTGTTGTTACAATATACTGCGATATATGTTAGaagaagacatgttttcagGCGGTAGTCGAGGCCGTGGGAAATAGAAGAAacacggtgtgtgtgttttcggtAGTGAACTCCTGAACTCGCTGTGTGATAAATCCTACNNNNNNNNNNTAAAACTGAACTTTTATACACTACTAGCAGCGCCATGGTCTGAGTGGTGTAACATAAGCAGCGTATAACCTGCATTGTAAAACCTAAAAGGAAAGGACCAAATGCTGAACTACATGGAAATCAAGtttagcattttttattttgacaagtAAACTAAATGATGAATATAATCACAGTGCAAATGATTACATTATCACATTGTTACGCCGGCGTTATTTGGTTCAGAATGAAAAAGCGAAAACGGCAAATTTGCAGTATCTCTATGTGAAAGAGGCTTATGTTGCAATATATGAATAAGCAATTTTCCCTTCCATCAAGGAAACTGGAAACATAACTTTCTGAACAGTAGTGTAATACTTAAGTATGGTAATGAGTTCATACAGAAAAAATGCTCGGTACTGGTAGACCGAACAAATAGCAGGCACTGTGGCTACAAAAGGCATCTCACTCAGCCTTCATTTTGTCCCTGACATCAGGAGGCAGAGTTTGAAACAGTGTCTCTTCCACTATAAGGCCACTGTGCTTCAATGCACGACAGCAACCAAGCTCTTGGGGCAGATGCTCAAAATGGTTGCCTTTGAGGTCCAAGTACGTCAGTTGAGCTAGGTAGGAAATCTTTGGTGACAGTGTGGAGAGGGAGTTTTTGCCAAGCTTTAGTGTTTTCAGCTTTTTGCAAAAGAAGAGCTCATCTGGCAGAGTTTCAATTTTGTTACAGGTGACAGAGAAATACTGTAGACTCTGAAGAACTCCAATTTCGGGAGGGATGAATCGGATGTCATTGTTGGACACATCCAGGTAGCGCAGCTTGTTGCACAAGAACAGGTGTGAAGGCAATATCTCGATCTTGTTGTGACTGAAGTATAGTCGCTCTAGGCTGCCAAGCTTCTTGATATGCTCTGGGATGTACATGATACCATTGTACCAAAGTTTAAGGCAAGTGAGCTTTCGAAGATGTTGGAAGCTGATGATCTCTTCTATTGAGCGAAGGTTATTCTCTTTCAGGTCAAGCTCTTGCAGATTGGTTAGGCTGAAGATTGCATGAGGGATGCGTTCCAGATCACAATGCACTAGCTCCAGCTCGATCAGGTTGGTcatctttttcaggttgttgagCATTACGAGCTTAGTGCCATCATTGTGTAAGTACAGCCGCTGCAGATGACTGGAGACATCCACTATAGACTGAGGTATCTTGGTCAAATTACTCTTAAGATAAAGCATTTTCAAACCCTTCATCTCCCGCAGTGACTCAAGAGCTATATTTTTGGAGGCATCAGGGCTTAGAGACCCAGTGAGATAGAGCTCCTCTAAGTTGCGCAGGACATACATCCAGTTTGGAAGTTCCCTGTTATCATCGAATTTCACACGAAGCACTTTCAGGTTCTCTTTGAGGAAGGAGGTAGCTGTTGTTTGTGACTTTAAAGAGCATTGGTAAAGAGACAGCTCCTGAAGGTCTTCCAGCTGAGAGATTGAGCCAGGGAGGGTGGCATTGTTGATGATCTCCAGCTTGAGTGACTGCAGCTCTGTCAACTCAAAGACAGTGTCGGGTATCCCAGGGAGCATGAACAGCTGAAGTTCCAGTCTGTTATTGCTGTTAGTCTGGAGTCTCTGACGCAATTTATCCGCGGTCCACTCATTGTTGAGGTTGAGCTGTTTCAGTTTGTTCTCACTGACCTCGGATAGAAAAACTGCAAATCGTTTAGAATACAGCGGGTCGTACTGATCAATCATGTGTAGCATGAAAGCAAAGTCGTTTTTAACATCTGGGATGTCATTGATGCCTGTTTCCTGTCGCACATACTCAAAGGAGTATTCTTTCAGTGAGCGGT contains these protein-coding regions:
- the lrrc8c gene encoding volume-regulated anion channel subunit LRRC8C; protein product: MIPVMEFRQFSEQQPAFRVLKPWWDVFTDYLSVVMLMIGVFGCTLQVMQDKIICLPQRESSKNISEVEVKSLLHLQSNISAVPREMTGLKTQLDFQQYLFINQMCYEKALHWYAKFFPYLVLIHTLIFMVCSNFWFKFPGSSSKIEHFISMLSKCFDSPWTTRALSEVSGENPEEKDNKSASRSNIALSPLEGSLEKTQSLRSIPEKIVVDKPSASALDKKEGEQAKALFEKVKKFRLHVEEGDILYLMYVRQTVFKVFKFLLIIAYNSSLVNKVRNRVNCEVEIQDMTGYRNFQCNHTMAHLFSKLSYCYLCLVAVYGLTSLYTSYWLFYRSLKEYSFEYVRQETGINDIPDVKNDFAFMLHMIDQYDPLYSKRFAVFLSEVSENKLKQLNLNNEWTADKLRQRLQTNSNNRLELQLFMLPGIPDTVFELTELQSLKLEIINNATLPGSISQLEDLQELSLYQCSLKSQTTATSFLKENLKVLRVKFDDNRELPNWMYVLRNLEELYLTGSLSPDASKNIALESLREMKGLKMLYLKSNLTKIPQSIVDVSSHLQRLYLHNDGTKLVMLNNLKKMTNLIELELVHCDLERIPHAIFSLTNLQELDLKENNLRSIEEIISFQHLRKLTCLKLWYNGIMYIPEHIKKLGSLERLYFSHNKIEILPSHLFLCNKLRYLDVSNNDIRFIPPEIGVLQSLQYFSVTCNKIETLPDELFFCKKLKTLKLGKNSLSTLSPKISYLAQLTYLDLKGNHFEHLPQELGCCRALKHSGLIVEETLFQTLPPDVRDKMKAE